From a region of the Streptacidiphilus albus JL83 genome:
- a CDS encoding purine-cytosine permease family protein — translation MQNPASLSVEQRSIDQIPEDERHGRPSSLFSVWFAANMQVTTVVTGALGVILGLPLPWAIAAIALGNLVGAVFMALHSAQGPKLGIPQMIQSRAQFGFYGAIIPLILIVIMYVGFFATSAVLGGSALAAWWGISTPVATALVSAVCAVLAIFGYQLIHQVERAISWLSGIGFLFLTVRLFTQHSVGSVWHAGHVSGGTFLLVAAIGATWQITYAPYVADYSRYLPKDTSIRSAFWWTYAGSALSSIWMMAFGCVAVAIAEQSFDGGSVSFVVGLGPSGTHWLFSLVIVLGIIAVNVLNLYGMFMCVTTTLTALLPVKVHGWTRIGFIVGSAVVGTVIALAGSANFLNNFENFILFLAYFLIPWTAINLADFYLVRKEQYDIEAIFDPKGIYGGINWRTAGAYLVAVLAEIPFMNTTFYTGVFVKDLGGADVSWLIGLVLAAALYTLAMRPVVRREAAAALG, via the coding sequence ATGCAGAACCCGGCATCCCTGTCCGTGGAGCAGCGATCGATCGACCAGATACCCGAGGACGAGCGCCACGGCCGTCCGTCGAGTCTGTTCTCGGTCTGGTTCGCGGCGAACATGCAGGTCACCACGGTGGTAACCGGCGCGCTCGGGGTGATCCTGGGCCTGCCGCTGCCCTGGGCGATCGCGGCCATCGCGCTCGGCAACCTGGTCGGCGCGGTGTTCATGGCGCTGCACTCGGCCCAGGGGCCGAAGCTGGGCATCCCGCAGATGATCCAGAGCCGGGCGCAGTTCGGCTTCTACGGTGCGATCATCCCGCTGATCCTGATCGTGATCATGTATGTGGGCTTCTTCGCGACCAGCGCCGTGCTCGGCGGCTCCGCACTGGCGGCCTGGTGGGGCATCAGCACCCCGGTGGCCACCGCACTGGTCTCGGCGGTCTGCGCGGTGCTGGCGATCTTCGGCTACCAGCTGATCCACCAGGTCGAGCGGGCGATCAGCTGGCTGAGCGGCATCGGCTTCCTCTTCCTCACGGTCCGGCTCTTCACCCAGCACAGCGTCGGCTCGGTCTGGCACGCCGGCCATGTCAGCGGCGGAACCTTCCTGCTGGTCGCGGCCATCGGCGCGACCTGGCAGATCACCTACGCGCCCTATGTCGCCGACTACTCGCGCTACCTGCCGAAGGACACCAGCATCCGCTCGGCCTTCTGGTGGACCTACGCCGGTTCCGCGCTCTCCAGTATCTGGATGATGGCCTTCGGCTGCGTCGCGGTGGCCATCGCCGAGCAGTCCTTCGACGGCGGCTCGGTCTCCTTCGTCGTCGGCCTCGGCCCCTCCGGCACCCACTGGCTGTTCTCGCTGGTCATCGTGCTGGGCATCATCGCGGTGAACGTGCTGAACCTCTACGGCATGTTCATGTGCGTGACCACCACGCTGACCGCGCTGCTGCCCGTCAAGGTGCACGGCTGGACCCGGATCGGCTTCATCGTCGGCTCCGCCGTCGTCGGCACGGTGATCGCCCTGGCCGGCAGCGCGAACTTCCTCAACAACTTCGAGAACTTCATCCTCTTCCTGGCGTACTTCCTGATCCCGTGGACCGCGATCAACCTGGCCGATTTCTACCTGGTCCGCAAGGAGCAGTACGACATCGAGGCGATCTTCGACCCGAAGGGCATCTACGGCGGCATCAACTGGCGTACCGCCGGGGCCTACCTGGTGGCCGTGCTGGCGGAGATCCCGTTCATGAACACCACGTTCTACACCGGCGTGTTCGTCAAGGACCTGGGCGGCGCGGACGTCTCCTGGCTGATCGGACTGGTCCTGGCCGCCGCCCTCTACACCCTCGCGATGCGACCGGTGGTGCGCCGCGAGGCTGCTGCGGCCCTGGGGTAG
- a CDS encoding SAM-dependent methyltransferase, with protein MAHAAGRLVALASEMLGTPPPLRLRAWDGSEAGPTDAPTLVIRSRRALHRILWKPGELGLARAWVAGEITVEGDLYDALNRLAPVVWQRGEAPTERRLLPDRNALRMAGEVLALAGPSLPPAPPREEAPARRGVRHSLRRDRDAISHHYDVGNDFYSLVLGPSFVYSCAYWEGAGGTLEEAQFAKLDLICRKLALKPGMRLLDVGCGWGSMVLHAAEHYGVHAVGVTISAEQADLARKRVVEAGLADRVEIRVQDYRLVDDGPFDAISSIGMAEHVGSSAYLTYAKQLFELLRPGGRLLNHQIARRPMADEDSYELDAFIDRYVFPDGELSPVGNTVSLLEEAGFEVRDLESIREHYALTLRAWVANLERNWSEAVRLVSPGRARVWRLYMAASALAFEQNKIGVNQVLAVRSGPTGASGMPPVRGTWSG; from the coding sequence ATGGCTCATGCCGCTGGACGGCTTGTCGCCCTCGCAAGCGAGATGCTCGGAACACCGCCGCCGCTGCGCCTTCGCGCGTGGGACGGCAGCGAAGCCGGTCCGACCGATGCTCCCACCCTGGTCATCCGCAGCCGCCGGGCGCTGCACCGGATCCTGTGGAAGCCGGGCGAGTTGGGCCTCGCCCGGGCCTGGGTGGCCGGCGAGATAACGGTGGAGGGCGACCTCTACGACGCACTGAACCGGCTGGCGCCGGTGGTCTGGCAGCGCGGCGAGGCCCCGACCGAGCGCCGGCTGCTGCCCGACCGCAACGCCCTGCGGATGGCGGGCGAGGTGCTGGCGCTGGCCGGCCCCTCGCTCCCGCCCGCTCCCCCGCGCGAGGAGGCCCCCGCGCGCCGGGGGGTGCGGCACTCGCTCCGGCGCGACCGGGACGCCATCAGCCACCACTACGACGTGGGCAACGACTTCTACTCGCTGGTCCTCGGCCCCTCCTTCGTCTACTCCTGCGCCTACTGGGAGGGCGCCGGCGGCACGCTGGAGGAGGCCCAGTTCGCCAAGCTCGACCTGATCTGCCGCAAGCTCGCGCTCAAGCCCGGCATGCGGCTGCTGGACGTCGGCTGCGGCTGGGGCTCGATGGTGCTGCACGCCGCCGAGCACTACGGCGTGCACGCCGTGGGCGTGACCATCTCGGCCGAGCAGGCCGACCTGGCCCGCAAGCGGGTGGTGGAGGCCGGGCTCGCCGACCGGGTCGAGATCCGGGTGCAGGACTACCGGCTGGTCGACGACGGCCCCTTCGACGCGATCTCGTCCATCGGCATGGCCGAGCACGTCGGCAGCAGCGCCTACCTCACCTACGCCAAGCAGCTGTTCGAGCTGCTGCGCCCGGGCGGACGGCTGCTCAACCACCAGATCGCCCGGCGCCCGATGGCCGACGAGGACAGCTACGAGCTGGACGCCTTCATCGACCGCTACGTCTTCCCGGACGGAGAGCTGTCGCCGGTCGGCAACACGGTCTCGCTGCTGGAGGAGGCCGGCTTCGAGGTCCGCGATCTGGAGTCGATCCGCGAGCACTACGCGCTGACCCTGCGGGCCTGGGTGGCCAACCTGGAGCGGAACTGGAGCGAGGCGGTGCGGCTGGTCTCGCCGGGCCGGGCCCGGGTGTGGCGGCTCTACATGGCGGCGTCGGCGCTGGCCTTCGAACAGAACAAGATCGGGGTGAACCAGGTGCTCGCGGTGCGCTCCGGCCCGACCGGTGCGTCCGGGATGCCCCCGGTGCGGGGCACCTGGTCCGGCTGA
- a CDS encoding FMN reductase, with product MEPFTLAVVAAGLGRPSSTRLLADRLAEAVQRQLAESGRTVLVEVVELRELAVDIANAMVAGFPGPALRTAIATVTGADAVIAVSPVFTASYSGLFKSFFDVVEDDSLIGRPLLVAATGGTARHSLALEFALRPLFAYLRAQVAPTAVFAATEDWGRSDEDGTARGGSPLADRIERAAGELAGMLLRQAPAGVGPTQPDDAVVPFAQQLAALGH from the coding sequence ATGGAACCCTTCACCCTCGCCGTCGTCGCGGCCGGCCTCGGTCGGCCCTCGTCCACCCGGCTGCTGGCCGACCGGCTGGCCGAGGCCGTCCAGCGGCAGCTGGCGGAGTCCGGCCGGACCGTCCTGGTCGAGGTCGTCGAGCTGCGCGAGCTCGCCGTCGACATCGCCAACGCGATGGTGGCCGGGTTCCCCGGCCCGGCGCTGCGCACCGCCATCGCCACGGTGACCGGCGCGGACGCGGTCATCGCCGTCTCGCCGGTGTTCACCGCCTCCTACAGCGGCCTGTTCAAGTCCTTCTTCGACGTGGTCGAGGACGACTCGCTCATCGGCAGGCCGCTGCTGGTCGCCGCCACCGGCGGCACGGCGCGGCACTCGCTGGCGCTGGAGTTCGCGCTGCGCCCGCTGTTCGCCTACCTCCGGGCACAGGTCGCGCCGACGGCGGTGTTCGCCGCCACCGAGGACTGGGGCCGCAGCGACGAGGACGGGACCGCGCGGGGCGGCAGCCCGCTCGCGGACCGGATCGAGCGCGCGGCCGGGGAGCTGGCCGGAATGCTGCTGCGGCAGGCCCCGGCCGGCGTCGGGCCGACGCAGCCGGACGATGCCGTCGTCCCCTTCGCGCAGCAGCTGGCGGCGCTGGGGCACTGA
- a CDS encoding LLM class flavin-dependent oxidoreductase, with amino-acid sequence MQFGIFTVGDVTTDPTTGRTPSEHERIKAMTAIAVKAEEVGLDVFATGEHHNPPFVPSSPTTMLGWIAARTERIILSTSTTLITTNDPVKIAEDFAMLQHLADGRVDLMLGRGNTGPVYPWFGKDIRQGIPLAVENYALLHELWRNDVVDWQGRFRTPLQSFTSTPRPLDGVPPFVWHGSIRSPEIAEQAAYYGDGFFANNIFWPKDHFQRLISLYRERFAHYGHGTPEQAVVGLGGQAFMRKNSQDAVREFRPYFDNAPVYGHGPSLEDFTEQTPLTVGSPQQVIEKTLAFRDSFGDYQRQLFLMDHAGLPLKTVLEQLDLLGEEVVPVLRKEFASGRPAEVPAGPTHAALVARRDAENAENAGTAGAVADGVLAG; translated from the coding sequence ATGCAGTTCGGGATCTTCACGGTCGGCGACGTCACGACGGACCCGACCACCGGCCGGACGCCCAGCGAGCACGAGCGGATCAAGGCAATGACCGCCATCGCGGTCAAGGCCGAGGAGGTGGGCCTGGACGTCTTCGCGACCGGTGAGCACCACAACCCGCCCTTCGTGCCCTCCTCGCCGACCACCATGCTCGGCTGGATCGCGGCCCGGACCGAGCGGATCATCCTGTCCACCTCCACCACGCTGATCACCACCAACGACCCGGTGAAGATCGCCGAAGACTTCGCGATGCTGCAGCACCTCGCCGACGGCCGGGTGGACCTGATGCTCGGACGCGGCAACACCGGCCCGGTGTACCCCTGGTTCGGCAAGGACATCCGCCAGGGCATCCCGCTCGCCGTGGAGAACTACGCGCTGCTGCACGAGCTCTGGCGCAACGACGTGGTCGACTGGCAGGGCCGGTTCCGCACCCCGCTGCAGTCCTTCACCTCCACGCCCCGCCCGCTCGACGGCGTCCCGCCGTTCGTCTGGCACGGTTCCATCCGCAGCCCGGAAATCGCCGAGCAGGCCGCCTACTACGGCGACGGCTTCTTCGCCAACAACATCTTCTGGCCCAAGGACCACTTCCAGCGGCTGATCTCGCTCTACCGCGAGCGCTTCGCCCACTACGGCCACGGCACCCCCGAGCAGGCCGTGGTCGGGCTCGGCGGCCAGGCGTTCATGCGGAAGAACTCCCAGGACGCGGTGCGCGAGTTCCGCCCCTACTTCGACAACGCCCCGGTCTACGGCCACGGCCCCTCGCTGGAGGACTTCACCGAGCAGACCCCGCTCACCGTCGGCAGCCCGCAGCAGGTCATCGAGAAGACGCTGGCCTTCCGCGACTCCTTCGGCGACTACCAGCGCCAGCTGTTCCTGATGGACCACGCGGGCCTGCCGCTGAAGACGGTCCTGGAGCAGCTGGACCTGCTCGGCGAGGAGGTCGTGCCGGTGCTGCGCAAGGAGTTCGCGTCCGGCCGCCCCGCCGAGGTCCCGGCCGGACCCACCCACGCCGCGCTGGTCGCCCGCCGGGACGCCGAGAACGCCGAGAACGCCGGGACCGCCGGGGCCGTCGCGGACGGCGTCCTGGCCGGCTGA
- a CDS encoding LysM peptidoglycan-binding domain-containing protein, with protein MSSARHRRPPAPLLGPQRAALGALAATGATAALPLTAAVAAPAAAPAAAPASASSGRAVAATTGSTADRSGDGEGTATVHIVRSGEYLTEIARAFCVPGSWQTVYAENRAVVGPDPNLILPGQRLRISMARCAPSAGTGGGSGTSGSGTTTTAPPTAPVSANPAPSAPSQPAPSQPTTAPAPPVSQQPTAPPAQTPTPTQTPAPVQSRPQAAPSQTPSAPPAASPSAPTTAPAAPSSPAAPTPAPTASAPTTPAPTGSPTTTVWYTSADGSRQSTTVLPSASDPQRVFYYVFTPPATTGPLRVADIPTGGGTDQYGVSWQLSASGSGYQPVVGSYERGPFGLFGSSSYILGLAHNQQLSLDWTAATDLDGP; from the coding sequence ATGTCCAGTGCCCGACACCGACGTCCCCCGGCGCCTCTGCTCGGCCCGCAGCGGGCCGCGCTGGGGGCACTGGCCGCCACCGGCGCGACCGCCGCGCTGCCGCTGACCGCTGCGGTCGCCGCCCCGGCGGCGGCGCCCGCTGCCGCACCGGCCTCCGCGTCCAGCGGCCGGGCGGTCGCCGCGACCACCGGCAGCACCGCCGACCGGTCCGGGGACGGGGAGGGGACGGCGACCGTCCACATCGTCCGCTCGGGCGAGTACCTGACCGAGATCGCCAGGGCCTTCTGTGTGCCCGGGAGTTGGCAGACGGTCTATGCCGAGAACCGGGCCGTGGTCGGTCCCGACCCGAACCTGATCCTGCCCGGCCAGCGGCTGCGGATCAGCATGGCCCGCTGCGCTCCGTCGGCCGGAACGGGAGGGGGTTCGGGGACGTCGGGCTCGGGCACGACGACCACCGCGCCGCCGACCGCGCCGGTCTCCGCCAACCCCGCCCCGAGCGCGCCCTCGCAGCCGGCGCCCTCGCAGCCCACGACGGCGCCCGCACCGCCGGTGTCCCAACAGCCCACGGCGCCCCCGGCCCAGACCCCGACCCCGACTCAGACCCCGGCCCCGGTGCAGAGCCGGCCCCAGGCCGCGCCCAGCCAGACCCCGTCCGCGCCGCCGGCCGCGTCGCCCTCCGCCCCGACGACCGCCCCCGCTGCGCCGTCGAGCCCGGCCGCCCCCACGCCCGCTCCCACGGCGTCCGCGCCCACCACGCCCGCGCCCACCGGGTCGCCGACCACCACCGTCTGGTACACCTCGGCCGACGGCAGCCGGCAGTCCACCACGGTGCTGCCCTCGGCCTCCGACCCGCAGCGGGTCTTCTACTACGTGTTCACCCCGCCCGCCACGACCGGGCCGCTGCGCGTGGCCGACATCCCGACCGGAGGCGGCACCGACCAGTACGGGGTGAGCTGGCAGCTCTCCGCCTCCGGGAGCGGGTACCAGCCGGTGGTCGGCAGCTACGAACGGGGCCCGTTCGGGCTGTTCGGGAGTTCCTCCTACATCCTCGGCCTGGCCCACAACCAGCAGCTCTCCCTCGACTGGACGGCGGCCACCGACCTCGACGGGCCCTGA